A genomic region of Deltaproteobacteria bacterium contains the following coding sequences:
- a CDS encoding LamG domain-containing protein has product MKSIKQRVLFLPALLLVTATLVPACECGDSTPKADAGTPDAATPDAAVSRDLSASLDTKAPDAKAPDAAKPDAAKPDARLPDAAKPDASPISCTGSAGLWSFDENTGTTAKDRSGNGHTFTSSGATWTPGKQGSAFSFTGGSNATTPYTAKFEAKRKLTLTAWIRPNTLGVAGIVVKGARAGATQDWGFYLWNDELGVLFNWPTLGDNPILSTGAKIATGSWVFVAMVLDVDAGTVSFYKDGVFLSKGTWTAELLQNNTDPITIGTDAGTPNDFDGAIDNVGIWTRALSASEIAALYATPTICMKP; this is encoded by the coding sequence ATGAAATCCATCAAACAGCGCGTCCTCTTCCTTCCGGCGCTCCTCCTCGTGACCGCGACGCTCGTGCCGGCGTGCGAATGCGGCGATAGCACTCCCAAGGCCGACGCCGGGACACCCGACGCGGCCACACCGGACGCCGCCGTCTCGCGCGACCTGAGCGCGAGCCTCGACACCAAGGCGCCGGACGCCAAGGCCCCCGACGCGGCCAAGCCGGATGCGGCGAAGCCCGACGCACGCCTCCCCGACGCGGCCAAGCCCGACGCTTCGCCCATCTCGTGCACCGGGAGCGCGGGGCTCTGGAGCTTCGACGAGAACACCGGCACCACGGCGAAGGACCGTTCGGGGAACGGCCACACCTTCACCTCGAGCGGGGCCACCTGGACCCCAGGCAAGCAGGGGAGCGCCTTCTCCTTCACCGGAGGGTCGAACGCCACGACCCCCTACACCGCCAAGTTTGAGGCCAAGCGCAAGCTCACGCTGACGGCCTGGATTCGCCCGAACACGCTCGGCGTGGCCGGCATCGTGGTCAAGGGCGCCCGCGCGGGGGCCACGCAGGACTGGGGCTTCTACCTCTGGAACGACGAGCTCGGCGTGCTCTTCAACTGGCCGACCCTGGGCGACAACCCCATCCTCTCGACGGGGGCGAAGATCGCCACCGGAAGCTGGGTCTTCGTGGCCATGGTGCTCGACGTGGACGCCGGGACGGTGTCCTTCTACAAAGACGGAGTCTTCCTCTCCAAGGGGACCTGGACCGCCGAGCTGCTGCAGAACAACACCGACCCGATCACGATCGGCACCGACGCGGGGACGCCCAACGACTTCGACGGCGCGATCGACAACGTGGGGATCTGGACCCGCGCCCTCTCGGCGAGCGAGATCGCCGCGCTCTACGCCACCCCGACGATCTGCATGAAGCCGTAG
- a CDS encoding DUF2254 domain-containing protein, giving the protein MAQALERRKIWLYPVLLLGGVALAWFGLLLGADQLLSGGRGVGVFGALARYSAEDMQSALGNLPEVVVAILGIAITVVSIILQLSATRYTPRVTELFFRDRTNLLLLSFFVVTSIHAIWATFAVHRTYTPHVLIVVTLVMMTAAVLLLIPYFSYVFAFLEPERVVARLQEHSLAEALAREAAPGALRQGRVLQGIEQLADVAVNAVAQKDRIIASRSVDALKDLCTRYVAEKQRLEAEWFELGEALRSNPDFVVLGAASHTELLEQRTWLEWKVLRQYQTIFNESLNRMAELAELVGIDSRYIGETALQAGDRPVLRLTIKFFNTYLRATINRRDVRTAYNVLHQYRQLAEGLARAGWGAEVLELGAYFKYYGQTASAAGLPFVTETAAYDLCALCEVAHQVGFSDERKLLQTFLEVDKAAETEAEERSLRGVRKAQLKLATYYLLREGEELARLIFRDMEHERPERLASIRDELLAVKDRDFWEIIDRGHNFEYLEPERKAQLERFYAWFGEKGAA; this is encoded by the coding sequence ATGGCCCAGGCGCTCGAGCGACGGAAGATCTGGCTCTACCCGGTACTCCTCCTCGGCGGCGTAGCGCTGGCCTGGTTCGGGCTGCTGCTCGGCGCGGACCAGCTCCTGAGCGGCGGCCGGGGGGTCGGCGTCTTCGGCGCGCTCGCCCGCTACAGCGCCGAGGATATGCAGAGCGCCCTCGGCAACCTCCCCGAGGTGGTGGTGGCGATCCTCGGTATCGCCATCACGGTGGTGTCGATCATCTTGCAGCTCTCGGCCACGCGGTACACACCGCGCGTGACGGAGCTCTTCTTCCGCGACCGCACGAACCTGCTCCTGCTCAGCTTCTTCGTCGTGACCTCCATCCACGCCATCTGGGCCACCTTCGCCGTGCACCGGACCTACACGCCGCACGTGCTGATCGTCGTCACGCTGGTGATGATGACCGCCGCCGTGCTCCTGCTCATTCCGTACTTCAGCTACGTCTTCGCCTTCCTCGAGCCGGAGCGCGTGGTGGCGCGCCTGCAGGAGCACTCGCTGGCCGAGGCGCTCGCGCGCGAGGCCGCGCCGGGGGCGCTCCGGCAGGGGCGCGTGCTCCAGGGGATCGAGCAGCTGGCCGACGTCGCGGTGAACGCCGTGGCGCAGAAGGACCGCATCATCGCCTCGCGCAGCGTCGACGCGCTGAAGGACCTCTGCACCCGCTACGTGGCCGAGAAGCAGCGCCTCGAGGCCGAGTGGTTCGAGCTCGGCGAGGCGCTTCGAAGCAACCCGGACTTCGTGGTGCTCGGCGCGGCGAGCCACACGGAGCTCCTCGAGCAGCGCACCTGGCTCGAGTGGAAGGTGCTCCGTCAGTACCAGACCATCTTCAACGAGTCGCTGAACCGCATGGCGGAGCTCGCCGAGCTGGTGGGGATCGACTCGCGCTACATCGGAGAGACGGCGCTCCAGGCGGGAGACCGGCCGGTCCTGCGGCTCACGATCAAGTTCTTCAACACCTACCTGCGCGCGACGATCAACCGCCGCGACGTGCGCACGGCCTACAACGTGCTGCACCAGTACCGGCAGCTCGCGGAGGGGCTGGCGCGCGCCGGGTGGGGCGCTGAGGTGCTGGAGCTCGGTGCCTACTTCAAGTACTACGGCCAGACGGCCAGCGCCGCGGGGCTCCCCTTCGTCACGGAGACCGCCGCCTACGACCTCTGCGCGCTCTGCGAGGTGGCGCACCAGGTGGGCTTCTCCGACGAGCGGAAGCTCCTGCAGACCTTTCTCGAGGTGGACAAGGCGGCGGAGACCGAGGCCGAGGAGCGTTCGCTCCGCGGGGTGCGTAAAGCGCAGCTCAAGCTCGCCACCTATTACCTGCTGCGCGAGGGAGAGGAGCTGGCGCGGCTCATCTTCCGCGACATGGAGCACGAGCGGCCCGAGCGACTGGCCAGCATCCGGGACGAGCTGCTGGCCGTGAAGGACCGGGACTTCTGGGAGATCATCGACCGCGGCCACAACTTCGAGTACCTGGAGCCGGAGCGGAAGGCCCAGCTCGAGCGCTTCTACGCCTGGTTCGGGGAGAAGGGGGCGGCCTGA
- a CDS encoding type III pantothenate kinase: MLLTVDIGNTNTVLGLFDGSRLVDHWRIATSEERTSDEYAIALHALFELSGVRPVIDACILASVVPDAVRAVLQALKGRFGVEPLQVGPGLKTGMPILYENPKEVGADRIVNGVAAYERYRSGVIVVDFGTATTFDCVSPHGEYLGGVIAPGVTISADALYRHAAKLPRVEVARPARVVGRNTVASMQSGLFYGYVGLVDGVVTRMVQELDFTPRVMATGGLARLIAASSSTIEETDELLTLTGLRILFERNRAA, from the coding sequence ATGCTGCTCACCGTGGACATCGGCAACACCAACACCGTGCTCGGGCTCTTCGACGGGAGTCGGCTCGTCGACCACTGGCGGATCGCCACCTCCGAGGAGCGCACCTCCGACGAATACGCCATCGCGCTCCACGCGCTCTTCGAGCTCAGCGGCGTGCGTCCGGTCATCGACGCGTGCATCCTCGCGTCCGTGGTACCCGACGCCGTCCGCGCTGTGCTCCAGGCGCTGAAGGGGCGCTTCGGCGTGGAGCCCCTGCAGGTCGGGCCCGGCCTGAAGACCGGCATGCCGATCCTCTACGAGAACCCGAAGGAGGTGGGGGCCGACCGCATCGTCAACGGCGTGGCGGCGTACGAGCGCTATCGCAGCGGCGTGATCGTCGTGGACTTCGGCACCGCCACCACCTTCGACTGCGTGAGTCCGCACGGGGAATATCTGGGCGGCGTGATCGCCCCCGGGGTGACCATCAGCGCCGACGCCCTCTACCGGCACGCCGCGAAGCTCCCGCGCGTGGAGGTGGCCCGGCCCGCGCGCGTCGTCGGCCGCAACACCGTGGCGAGCATGCAGTCCGGTCTCTTCTACGGTTACGTCGGACTCGTGGACGGGGTGGTGACGCGAATGGTGCAGGAGCTCGACTTCACGCCGCGGGTCATGGCCACGGGGGGACTCGCGCGCCTCATCGCCGCCTCCTCCTCGACGATCGAGGAGACCGACGAGCTCCTCACGTTGACCGGACTCCGGATCCTCTTCGAGCGCAACCGTGCCGCTTGA
- the fusA gene encoding elongation factor G, whose translation MKKYDSKDVRTLAFVGHGKCGKTSLAEAFLFDTKATTRLGKVDDESSNLDTEPEELKRKSSLQCAVGSCEWKKVKINFIDTPGDGNFVADAELGTSAVDAAIVVVSAPDGVQVGTERAWEIVNRLGLPRVVFLNKVDRERANFETALKDVREVLSDKAVALQIPIGQEGAFAGVVDLLSLKAYTFTDEGRQMTVGDVPANLTAAASAAREQLIEGIASSDDKLIEKYLETGELSEEEITKGLSGAILAGTIVPVLCGSATRNLGVQPLMDVIANTFPSPLDRPPTVGVDAAGAEVARKGDQNEPFSARVFKVISADIGKIALCRVISGTLHSDATVLNPRKGSKERVGTLYTLIGRKRENLTEAVAGDVIGLAKLKDTKTGDTLCDEKSVITYPMVKLPEPVISFSIRPKSKGDEEKVASRLADLMEEDPSLKLDRDQVSKEILLRGLGQIHIEMAVEKLRRHGVDVELAAPKIPYRETIRGKAVDVEGKHKKQSGGRGQFGVVYIDMEPKPKDSEVKDDPLEFVDAIFGGSVPRQFIPAVEKGIRDRMARGVIAGYPVVDIRVTLKDGKYHDVDSDGRSFERAGSKGFQEAFRQSTPALLEPIMNLEVTCPDEYMGDIIGDVSSRRGKVLGTDTKGRSLVIKAMVPLAELLKYAIDLESITAGRGAFTMSFAHYDEVPGNLAEKIIANAKMAAEEDD comes from the coding sequence ATGAAGAAATACGACTCGAAGGATGTGCGTACCTTGGCCTTCGTCGGCCACGGCAAGTGTGGAAAGACCTCGCTGGCGGAGGCGTTTCTATTCGACACGAAGGCGACCACGCGCCTCGGCAAGGTCGACGACGAGTCGTCGAACCTGGACACGGAGCCCGAGGAGCTCAAGCGAAAGTCGAGCCTCCAGTGCGCCGTCGGGAGCTGCGAGTGGAAGAAGGTCAAGATCAACTTCATCGACACGCCGGGTGACGGGAACTTCGTGGCCGACGCGGAGCTCGGCACCTCGGCCGTGGATGCGGCTATCGTGGTGGTGAGCGCCCCCGACGGTGTGCAGGTGGGGACCGAGCGAGCCTGGGAGATCGTGAACCGGCTCGGGCTGCCCCGCGTGGTCTTCCTCAATAAGGTGGACCGCGAGCGCGCCAACTTCGAAACCGCGCTGAAGGACGTGCGCGAGGTCCTCTCCGACAAGGCCGTCGCGCTGCAGATCCCGATCGGGCAGGAGGGCGCCTTTGCCGGCGTCGTGGACCTGCTGAGCCTCAAGGCCTACACCTTCACCGACGAGGGGCGTCAGATGACCGTCGGGGATGTGCCGGCCAACCTGACCGCCGCCGCCTCCGCCGCGCGCGAGCAGCTCATCGAAGGGATCGCGTCGAGCGACGACAAGCTGATCGAGAAGTACCTCGAGACGGGCGAGCTCTCCGAGGAGGAGATCACGAAGGGCCTTTCGGGCGCGATCCTGGCGGGGACCATCGTGCCCGTGCTCTGCGGCTCGGCCACGCGCAACCTCGGCGTGCAGCCCCTCATGGATGTGATCGCGAATACCTTCCCGTCGCCGCTCGACCGTCCGCCCACCGTGGGCGTGGATGCGGCCGGCGCCGAGGTGGCGCGCAAGGGGGACCAGAACGAGCCCTTCTCCGCGCGGGTCTTCAAGGTCATCAGCGCGGACATCGGCAAGATCGCCCTCTGTCGCGTGATCTCGGGGACGCTCCATTCGGACGCTACCGTGCTCAACCCCCGGAAGGGCTCCAAGGAGCGTGTGGGCACGCTCTACACGCTGATCGGCCGGAAGCGGGAGAACCTCACCGAGGCCGTGGCGGGGGACGTGATCGGTCTGGCCAAGCTGAAGGACACGAAGACCGGCGACACGCTCTGCGACGAGAAGTCGGTCATCACCTACCCGATGGTCAAGCTCCCCGAACCCGTGATCAGCTTCTCCATTCGCCCGAAGTCGAAGGGGGACGAGGAGAAGGTGGCCTCGCGCCTCGCCGATCTGATGGAGGAGGACCCCTCGCTCAAGCTCGACCGCGACCAGGTGAGCAAGGAGATCCTGCTCCGAGGCCTCGGGCAGATTCACATCGAGATGGCGGTCGAGAAGCTCCGTCGGCACGGCGTGGACGTCGAGCTCGCCGCCCCCAAGATCCCCTACCGCGAGACGATCCGCGGCAAGGCGGTGGACGTGGAGGGGAAGCACAAGAAGCAGAGCGGTGGGCGCGGCCAGTTCGGCGTGGTCTACATCGACATGGAGCCCAAGCCCAAGGACAGCGAGGTGAAGGACGACCCGCTCGAGTTCGTGGACGCCATCTTCGGGGGCTCGGTGCCGCGGCAGTTCATCCCGGCGGTGGAGAAGGGGATCCGCGACCGCATGGCCCGGGGCGTCATCGCCGGCTATCCGGTGGTGGACATCCGCGTGACGCTCAAGGACGGCAAGTACCACGACGTGGACTCCGACGGGCGGTCGTTCGAGCGCGCCGGGTCGAAGGGTTTTCAGGAGGCCTTCCGGCAGTCGACCCCCGCGCTCCTCGAGCCGATCATGAACCTCGAGGTGACCTGTCCCGACGAGTACATGGGAGACATCATCGGCGACGTGAGCAGCCGGCGCGGGAAGGTGCTGGGGACCGACACCAAGGGGCGCAGTCTGGTGATCAAGGCGATGGTCCCCCTCGCGGAGCTCCTGAAGTACGCCATCGACCTGGAGTCGATCACCGCCGGGCGCGGCGCCTTCACCATGTCCTTCGCGCATTACGACGAGGTCCCGGGCAACCTCGCCGAGAAGATCATTGCCAACGCCAAGATGGCGGCCGAGGAAGACGATTAG
- a CDS encoding TlpA family protein disulfide reductase, whose amino-acid sequence MEGKRSAVGTIVLAAVLVLLLLNVVSLSRRCAPIGGPGIGTEAPDFTLPTPTGEPVKLSALRGQVVLLDFWATWCGPCLRKLPWLEQVQEALGPRGLKVLAVNVEGNAPMLQQFLQRRGGKLFALVDDGAVAAQYGVQTIPHVALVDRRGVVQHVQVGGRGTGELRAAIDRALAEPAK is encoded by the coding sequence ATGGAAGGCAAACGCTCCGCCGTCGGCACGATCGTCCTGGCGGCGGTGCTCGTCCTGCTGCTCCTCAACGTGGTGTCGCTCTCGCGGCGCTGCGCTCCCATAGGAGGGCCGGGGATCGGTACCGAGGCGCCGGACTTCACCCTGCCCACGCCCACCGGCGAGCCCGTGAAGCTCTCCGCCCTGCGCGGTCAGGTCGTGCTCCTCGATTTCTGGGCCACCTGGTGCGGCCCCTGCCTGCGCAAGCTGCCCTGGCTCGAACAGGTCCAGGAGGCGCTCGGGCCCCGCGGGTTAAAGGTGCTCGCGGTCAACGTCGAGGGGAACGCCCCCATGCTCCAGCAGTTCCTCCAGCGTCGCGGCGGCAAGCTCTTCGCGCTGGTGGACGACGGCGCGGTCGCGGCGCAGTACGGCGTGCAGACCATCCCGCACGTGGCGCTGGTGGATCGTCGCGGGGTCGTCCAGCACGTCCAGGTCGGTGGTCGCGGCACCGGCGAGCTGCGCGCGGCGATCGATCGGGCGCTGGCCGAGCCGGCGAAGTAG
- the rimO gene encoding 30S ribosomal protein S12 methylthiotransferase RimO, giving the protein MDEGRKLSDPESRGRTIHFVSLGCPKNRVDTERMVALATGQGMRLVADPADSEVIVVNTCGFIGPAKQESVETVLELARHKETGRCRTLVMTGCLSQRYPEELARELPEVDHFLGTSDLPRLGEILSRRDEARLAVGRPEGLAEAEFGRQLLGPAHTAHLKISEGCNRPCAFCIIPLMRGAQRSRTLPSLLEEARTLVASGVRELILVAQDTTVYGSDLAGEQETDLVALLEALSSLEGLVWIRLHYTYPSAVDRRLVEAMATLPKVAPYIDMPLQHVDDEVLRRMRRGYGEKKVRETIALLREAMPKVAIRTTLLTGHPGETDAAHARLLAFLEEVELDHVGVFPFSPEEGTPSHDLPDAVPEKVARARAKEVMALQRKISRRRLKRLRDEVLEVMVDGPSEESEFLLQGRHGGQSPEIDGVVILTDGTAQPGEVVRARVIKCSDYDLVASIEQAEEHAPDGGDSGRGATSR; this is encoded by the coding sequence ATGGACGAGGGCCGCAAGCTGTCTGACCCCGAATCGCGCGGACGCACGATTCACTTCGTGTCGCTCGGCTGCCCGAAGAACCGCGTCGACACCGAACGCATGGTGGCGCTCGCGACCGGCCAAGGCATGCGCCTCGTGGCCGACCCGGCCGACTCGGAGGTCATCGTCGTGAACACCTGCGGGTTCATCGGACCCGCGAAGCAGGAGTCGGTCGAGACGGTGCTCGAGCTGGCGCGCCACAAGGAGACCGGACGCTGCCGCACGCTCGTCATGACCGGGTGTCTGTCGCAGCGCTACCCGGAGGAGCTGGCGCGCGAGCTCCCCGAGGTCGACCACTTCCTCGGCACGAGCGACCTGCCGCGCCTCGGCGAGATCCTCTCGCGGCGCGACGAGGCCCGGCTCGCGGTGGGACGACCCGAGGGCCTCGCCGAGGCGGAGTTCGGACGCCAGCTCCTCGGGCCCGCGCACACCGCGCACCTGAAGATCTCGGAGGGGTGCAACCGGCCGTGCGCCTTCTGCATCATCCCGCTCATGCGCGGCGCGCAGCGCAGCCGGACCCTCCCGTCGCTTCTCGAGGAGGCGCGCACGCTCGTCGCCTCGGGGGTACGGGAGCTCATCCTCGTGGCCCAGGACACCACCGTCTACGGAAGCGACCTCGCGGGGGAGCAGGAGACGGACCTCGTCGCTCTGCTCGAGGCGCTGAGCAGCCTCGAGGGCCTGGTCTGGATCCGCCTGCACTATACCTACCCTTCCGCGGTGGACCGGCGACTCGTCGAGGCCATGGCCACGCTGCCGAAGGTCGCCCCCTACATCGACATGCCGCTGCAGCACGTGGACGACGAGGTCCTGCGGCGCATGCGTCGCGGGTACGGGGAGAAGAAGGTGCGCGAGACGATCGCCCTCCTGCGCGAGGCGATGCCGAAGGTCGCCATCCGCACCACCCTGCTCACCGGCCACCCGGGGGAGACCGACGCCGCCCACGCCCGGCTCCTCGCGTTTCTCGAGGAGGTGGAGCTCGACCATGTCGGGGTCTTCCCCTTCTCGCCCGAGGAGGGCACGCCGTCGCACGATCTACCCGACGCGGTGCCGGAGAAGGTGGCCCGCGCGCGCGCCAAGGAGGTGATGGCGCTGCAGCGCAAGATCAGCCGCCGGCGGCTCAAGCGCCTGCGCGACGAGGTCCTCGAGGTCATGGTGGACGGCCCGAGCGAGGAGAGCGAGTTCCTGCTGCAGGGGCGGCACGGGGGGCAGTCCCCGGAGATCGACGGCGTCGTGATCCTGACCGACGGCACGGCCCAGCCGGGGGAGGTCGTGCGGGCCCGCGTGATCAAGTGCAGCGACTACGATCTGGTGGCCTCGATCGAGCAGGCCGAAGAGCACGCGCCGGACGGCGGCGACTCGGGACGCGGCGCAACGTCACGCTGA
- the mscL gene encoding large-conductance mechanosensitive channel protein MscL yields MLKEFKAFIMRGNVVDMAIGIIIGAAFNKIVSSFVSDVLTPPLGLLLGKIDFSSLFVNLTGKPAASVAAAKAAGIPTVNYGLFIQAAIDFVIMAFVLFLVVKAMNRLRKKEEAAPASTRECPRCTSAIALKASRCPHCTSEVEPAATGA; encoded by the coding sequence ATGTTGAAGGAATTCAAGGCCTTCATAATGCGGGGGAACGTGGTCGACATGGCCATCGGCATCATCATCGGGGCCGCGTTCAACAAGATCGTCTCGTCGTTCGTCTCCGACGTGCTCACGCCGCCGCTCGGGCTCCTGCTGGGCAAGATCGACTTCTCGAGCCTTTTCGTCAACCTGACGGGCAAGCCCGCCGCGAGCGTGGCGGCGGCGAAGGCGGCCGGGATACCGACGGTGAACTACGGCCTGTTCATCCAGGCGGCCATCGACTTCGTGATCATGGCCTTCGTGCTCTTCCTGGTGGTGAAGGCGATGAACCGCTTGCGGAAAAAGGAGGAAGCGGCGCCGGCGAGCACGCGCGAGTGCCCTCGCTGCACCTCGGCTATCGCGCTCAAGGCCAGCCGTTGCCCCCATTGCACCTCGGAGGTGGAGCCGGCCGCCACGGGGGCGTAG
- a CDS encoding ABC transporter permease, with protein sequence MSTNPTRSGGRALPSGLTLVGIFAGLSLERSRRSKLLRLILAVLALPLVASAGALAAGKAGPEFFKQIVELYLRYLIPLVMALQASATVAEEVQAKTITYLFTRPVPRWTLPLGKYLGNIGLNLILLLPSLAVAYVLCMVGDGYVGSELGTLGKSLFAALLGAIYFGALAMAFGAMVTNLPFAMMLTYVLVMEVGFSFVPGWLKATAMTVHLRAIAGTYTPAAASFFASDPNLTTAVSAPVVFGVALLWIVIALAWVASTEYRTDR encoded by the coding sequence ATGAGCACGAACCCGACCCGCTCCGGCGGGCGCGCGCTGCCGAGCGGGCTGACCCTCGTCGGGATCTTCGCCGGCCTGAGCCTCGAGCGGTCCCGCCGCAGCAAGCTGCTCCGGCTGATCCTCGCCGTCCTGGCGTTGCCCCTCGTCGCGTCGGCCGGGGCCCTCGCGGCGGGAAAGGCGGGGCCGGAGTTCTTCAAGCAGATCGTCGAGCTCTACCTGCGCTACCTCATCCCCTTGGTGATGGCGCTGCAAGCCTCGGCCACCGTGGCGGAGGAGGTGCAGGCCAAGACCATCACCTACCTCTTCACGCGACCGGTGCCGCGCTGGACCCTGCCCCTTGGCAAGTACCTGGGGAACATCGGGCTGAACCTGATCCTGCTCCTGCCCTCCCTCGCGGTGGCCTACGTGCTCTGCATGGTCGGAGACGGCTACGTCGGGTCGGAGCTCGGCACCCTCGGCAAGAGCCTCTTCGCCGCGCTCCTCGGCGCGATCTACTTCGGCGCCCTGGCCATGGCCTTCGGCGCGATGGTCACGAACCTGCCGTTCGCGATGATGCTCACCTACGTGCTGGTGATGGAGGTGGGCTTCTCGTTCGTGCCCGGCTGGCTCAAAGCCACCGCCATGACCGTGCATCTGCGCGCCATCGCCGGCACCTACACGCCGGCCGCGGCGAGCTTCTTCGCCTCGGATCCGAACCTCACGACCGCCGTCTCGGCGCCCGTGGTCTTCGGCGTGGCCCTCTTGTGGATCGTCATCGCGCTCGCCTGGGTCGCGAGCACCGAATACCGAACGGACCGCTAG